A part of Aspergillus flavus chromosome 5, complete sequence genomic DNA contains:
- a CDS encoding uncharacterized protein (domain of unknown function-domain containing protein), translated as MHVVMSAMPSKVRHRCISPSSLTRPEVWSERIPSLRSTKTTFSLSKFLSWLEIPSSVIMPPSTESDFESSPRPSIEIEKQNLLEQGLLKRESKRRPVFSHIGTLYIVNGFLIFMVIVLARELWKKPVDPSLQVYSPANDVVEYIPQQHFRAALFNQTEYMGFPTDETDKLWSDLYNFGISTITEDEAKKLHSPTIPIFGTKKYLIQLDVWHELHCLNDLRKTLYPERYTMDSLDSLKFPNGTINRDTDMFRHWDHCIDSIRQALMCHADVSPIPFHINVPARKGIFPRLATTHTCRNFTKIQEWARERFAGEWRVELEPEEAQYVIDTAGFSQDPEEDIQFLYELFPGDKFFKYWREHPYNGGDGV; from the exons ATGCACGTCGTCATGTCAGCCATGCCTAGTAAAGTAAGGCATCGTTGCATCAGTCCATCTTCACTAACTCGTCCTGAAGTATGGTCGGAGCGAATACCTTCGCTTCGTTCCACCAAGAcgactttctctctttcgaAATTCCTTTCATGGTTAGAGATACCTTCCAGTGTCATAATGCCTCCCTCTACCGAATCCGATTTCGAATCTTCTCCACGGCCCTCAATCGAGATAGAAAAGCAAAACCTACTTGAACAAGGCCTTCTCAAACGAGAATCAAAGCGACGGCCCGTGTTCTCGCATATTGGTACTCTCTATATTGTCAAtggcttcttgatcttcatggTGATTGTGCTCGCACGAGAGTTATGGAAGAAGCCTGTGGATCCGTCACTTCAGGTATACT CTCCCGCCAACGACGTCGTCGAGTATATTCCACAGCAGCATTTCCGGGCTGCGTTATTTAATCAAACGGAATACATGGGGTTCCCGACAGACGAGACTGACAAGCTATGGTCCGATCTATATAACT TTGGAATCTCGACCATTACCGAAGATGAGGCCAAGAAGCTACACAGCCCAACTATTCCAATCTTCGGCACGAAGAAATACCTCATCCAGCTCGATGTCTGGCACGAGCTTCACTGTCTCAATGACCTGCGAAAAACACTCTATCCCGAGCGCTATACAATGGACTCGCTGGACAGCCTAAAGTTCCCGAATGGAACAATCAACCGTGATACGGACATGTTCCGCCACTGGG ATCACTGCATTGACTCGATCCGTCAAGCTCTAATGTGCCATGCTGACGTATCTCCCATTCCCTTCCACATCAACGTCCCTGCTAGAAAGGGTATATTCCCTCGTCTCGCGACCACACATACTTGTCGGAACTTCACCAAAATCCAGGAGTGGGCTCGGGAAAGATTTGCGGGCGAATGGAGGGTGGAACTTGAGCCCGAGGAGGCTCAATATGTCATTGATACGGCTGGGTTCTCGCAGGATCCAGAGGAGGATATCCAGTTCCTGTATGAGCTCTTTCCCGGAGATAAGTTCTTTAAGTATTGGAGGGAGCACCCTTACAATGGAGGTGATGGAGTATAA
- a CDS encoding Phenylalanyl-tRNA synthetase codes for MGSTQLAQTLLQSARVAPEIFQLRPDYRALLMVVEGIPPGPSDEASEAFLQEAEATVKELLSKSAVTELPHIAAWREAYKAFGAKPQKTRNSLEALTRRAATGLPRVNRLTDIYNAISVKHQIPFGGEDLDKYDGAPFLVRATGEEPFQTFSGGEPQTELAAHGEPIWCDNTGITCRRWNWRQGPRTALTDDTTRVLFILDALQPLSDDTLQQAADELASALKGLSPEVQTSQRIIDASSV; via the coding sequence ATGGGCAGCACACAACTCGCACAGACCTTGCTGCAGTCGGCGCGCGTCGCCCCGGAAATCTTCCAGCTACGTCCGGATTACCGCGCACTCTTGATGGTGGTCGAGGGAATTCCTCCAGGTCCTAGTGATGAGGCCAGTGAGGCTTTCCTCCAGGAGGCAGAAGCTACCGTGAAAGAATTGCTCTCAAAGTCCGCCGTGACGGAACTCCCACATATCGCCGCGTGGCGGGAGGCGTATAAGGCTTTCGGAGCCAAGCCCCAGAAAACACGCAACAGCCTTGAGGCGTTGACACGGCGTGCAGCAACTGGCCTACCCCGGGTCAATCGGTTAACCGATATATACAATGCGATTTCCGTCAAGCATCAGATCCCCTTCGGTGGCGAAGACCTTGACAAGTACGACGGCGCGCCGTTTCTAGTACGCGCCACTGGTGAGGAGCCCTTCCAGACTTTCTCTGGAGGAGAGCCTCAGACAGAACTGGCTGCACATGGGGAGCCGATTTGGTGTGATAATACTGGCATTACGTGCCGCCGCTGGAACTGGCGACAGGGCCCACGCACAGCGCTGACGGATGACACCACGCGAGTACTGTTCATTCTGGATGCATTGCAACCGCTTTCCGACGATACTCTTCAGCAAGCTGCGGACGAACTGGCTTCGGCACTGAAAGGTCTGTCTCCAGAAGTACAGACATCACAACGAATTATAGACGCTTCTTCAGTTTGA
- a CDS encoding putative glutaminyl-peptide cyclotransferase (glutaminyl cyclase), with product MRILEVGILAMSILCFVDAHGNLSNADLEALLHPDGDTNIQTILAPLLRPRVPGTPGSELVRNYIIQFFNSALPLWTTELQVSSSKTPVSGSQRIPFVNIIAYRSPPGLNETDVGWLTLVAHYDSLKDPEGFIGAIDSAAPCSIIMSAVRSIDAALTRKWDNMSSIPGDTHEQYGIQVIFTDGEESFGNTLTANDGLYGSRSLAAHWAVDKYPSTAKYETRLSSISLLVLLDLLGAKNPQIASYYPVTHFDYQRLAALESRLRELGQLKSSGIHGKSWFVDRTTDVRSLKRQPVEDDQVPFSGLGVKVLHVIDADPTTGEFPSVWHTPDDDENHLDFDTIRDWSLLITAFAAEWLGLQGFMDN from the coding sequence ATGCGGATATTGGAAGTGGGCATTCTTGCCATGTCAATCTTATGCTTCGTCGACGCTCATGGAAACTTATCCAACGCCGACCTAGAGGCGCTTCTTCACCCCGACGGTGATACCAACATTCAAACGATCCTTGCGCCTCTCCTCCGGCCTCGAGTTCCAGGAACACCCGGCTCAGAGTTAGTACGAAACTATATCATCCAATTTTTCAACTCAGCTCTTCCACTGTGGACGACAGAGCTGCAGGTATCGTCATCCAAGACCCCCGTCTCCGGAAGCCAAAGGATCCCATTCGTGAATATCATTGCCTATCGTAGTCCTCCAGGATTAAATGAAACCGACGTTGGTTGGCTCACACTAGTCGCACACTACGACAGCTTGAAAGACCCGGAAGGATTCATCGGCGCAATCGATAGCGCAGCTCCGTGCAGTATCATCATGAGCGCAGTGCGCAGCATTGACGCAGCCTTGACTCGCAAATGGGATAATATGTCCTCCATTCCAGGTGATACCCACGAACAATATGGCATACAAGTCATTTTCACGGACGGTGAGGAGAGCTTCGGCAATACGTTGACCGCAAACGACGGGCTCTACGGATCTCGGTCCTTAGCTGCGCATTGGGCGGTGGATAAGTATCCCTCCACTGCGAAGTATGAGACTCGACTTTCCTCGATCTCTCTACTTGTGCTATTGGACCTTCTGGGAGCCAAGAATCCGCAGATCGCGTCCTACTACCCCGTCACTCACTTTGACTATCAGCGACTAGCGGCATTGGAAAGCCGTCTGAGAGAGTTGGGACAATTAAAGTCATCCGGGATACACGGCAAGTCTTGGTTTGTTGATCGCACGACCGATGTTCGAAGTCTTAAGCGCCAACCTGTCGAGGATGACCAGGTTCCATTCTCTGGCCTAGGGGTCAAGGTATTGCATGTCATTGACGCTGACCCTACTACGGGGGAGTTTCCTAGTGTTTGGCACACACCAGACGATGATGAAAACCATTTGGATTTTGACACTATCCGAGACTGGAGCCTCCTGATAACAGCTTTCGCGGCGGAGTGGCTAGGGCTGCAGGGGTTTATGGATAACTAG
- a CDS encoding uncharacterized protein (domain of unknown function-domain containing protein) → MPYAYIADIPPLSAIVYVVTARQGLGMSNQFLNPKARFSSMGAVMSPVAQRKYLPMYPEHAHDMPDKKSVSLSEVKARLWLPIVVIVLLVVFMIASLTAVTSDAVNLPTTRHKAKSPTPEFQIVNTPFLESPRFENLRTKRQITEAWGRYGLPSYGFVTVPDPEAYDLKPNKDVVPGTNNTYMVSVYHQLHCLKIMHLALLPIISRQEGRGPGTRDDHDFEHNHLEHCLDYLRQSVMCSGDVTLEPPDEMPQKNRSPLQGWGVTHACRSWEQIEGWRGDWGVI, encoded by the exons ATGCCTTATGCTTACATTGCTGACATTCCCCCCTTGTCAGCAATTGTCTATGTAGTCACGGCAAGGCAGGGTCTTGGAATGAGCAATCAATTTCTCAATCCGAAGGCCAGATTCTCCTCAATGGGTGCGGTGATGTCTCCGGTCGCTCAAAGGAAATACTTACCTATGTACCCGGAGCATGCCCATGACATGCCAGACAAGAAATCCGTGTCGCTATCTGAAGTCAAAGCCAGGCTTTGGCTTCCCATAGTAGTCATTGTTCTCCTTGTTGTATTCATGATTGCTTCGCTGACGGCCGTCACCTCTGACGCTGTCAACCTTCCAACAACAAGACATAAGGCCAAATCGCCTACTCCAGAAT TTCAAATCGTGAATACACCTTTCCTTGAAAGCCCCCGGTTCGAGAATCTAAGGACAAAGAGACAGATAACAGAAGCCTGGGGTAGATACGGACTGC CAAGTTATGGCTTCGTTACTGTCCCAGACCCAGAGGCCTACGATCTGAAGCCGAACAAAGATGTTGTTCCCGGCACGAACAATACCTACATGGTTTCAGTCTACCACCAGCTTCACTGCCTCAAGATTATGCACCTGGCCCTTCTTCCTATCATCTCGCGCCAGGAGGGACGTGGACCTGGGACTCGGGATGATCATGATTTCGAGCATAACCATCTTGAGCATTGTTTGGATTACCTCAGACAGTCAGTGATGTGCTCGGGAGACGTGACTCTAGAACCGCCGGATGAGATGCCACAGAAGAACCGGAGCCCGTTGCAAGGGTGGGGGGTGACACATGCTTGTCGTAGTTGGGAGCAGATTGAAGGCTGGAGGGGAGACTGGGGGGTTATTTAG
- a CDS encoding monocarboxylate transporter, giving the protein MATSERGKLFVSSGVEINHPAVGVSEPRRPVDDFEVEDNRVVQEGPTADADSFPDGGYRSWLVVLGSFLLLMSSYGLMNSVGVLQSYLESHQLANYSSQNVGWISGLFVFVSLGLGVFVGPLFDTYGPRELVSAGSAFYVLSLFLTAECTQYWHFIVCFGIMAGIGGAFTSTIGMSCVPHWFQARAGMAIGTAMAGAGLGGVVFPFILKGAFANLGFQWGMRILALVILVLCGLASFLVKSRLPKGQLKAAIDIRSFKDSRFTLLSFGIFTLELEVFALIGLFPTYVTKQGFNTSASVYTLVVLNVCSCIGRLIAGRIADRYGRLNVLIILIFSAVLTMFAILYPFSGHLSALYVFSALYGLCSGSFISLAPVCIRQVSNAKEIGMRFGTCYCLVSFATLICIPIGGEMLEKVGSRIVVIWLGCVLLFSMFLFMTARWACLDYKWHWRIRI; this is encoded by the exons ATGGCTACATCGGAGCGCGGAAAGCTTTTTGTGTCCTCCGGAGTGGAAATCAACCATCCAGCGGTCGGTGTCAGTGAGCCTCGCCGGCCGGTGGATGACTTCGAAGTAGAAGACAATCGTGTGGTCCAGGAGGGACCAACCGCCGATGCCGATAGCTTTCCAGATGGGGGCTATCGCTCCTGGCTCGTGGTCCTGGGTTCTTTCTTGCTACTGATGTCGTCGTACGGCCTGATGAACTCGGTCGGGGTGTTGCAATCTTACCTGGAATCCCATCAGCTGGCGAACTACTCAAGCCAGAATGTGGGTTGGATCTCTGGGCTGTTTGTCTTCGTTTCGCTGGGCCTTGGTGTCTTCGTGGGCCCCTTGTTCGATACCTACGGACCGAGAGAGCTGGTCTCCGCCGGGTCGGCCTTCTATGTGCTGAGTCTGTTCTTGACGGCGGAGTGCACCCAGTATTGGCATTTTATCGTCTGCTTCGGCATTATGGCTGGCATCGGAGGTGCATTCACGAGCACCATAGGGATGTCCTGTGTGCCACACTGGTTCCAGGCGCGCGCCGGCATGGCGATCGGAACGGCCATGGCGGGCGCAGGTCTGGGTGGTGTGGTCTTTCCTTTTATCCTGAAGGGTGCGTTTGCCAATCTGGGCTTCCAGTGGGGAATGCGCATCCTGGCATTGGTGATCCTCGTGCTGTGCGGACTCGCCTCATTCCTCGTCAAGTCTCGCCTCCCCAAAGGACAGCTGAAGGCGGCCATCGATATCCGGTCGTTCAAGGACTCTCGCTTCACATTGTTGAGCTTTGGCATTTTCA CGCTCGAATTGGAGGTGTTTGCCCTCATCGGACTATTTCCCACGTACGTGACGAAGCAGGGCTTCAATACCAGCGCGAGTGTATATACATTGGTGGTGCTAAACGT ATGCTCCTGCATCGGACGACTTATCGCTGGTCGGATCGCCGATCGATACGGTCGCTTGAACGTACTCATTATCTTAATCTTCTCTGCTGTTCTGACGATGTTTGCCATCCTGTACCCGTTCAGCGGTCATTTGTCAGCACTGTATGTCTTTAGCGCCCTCTATGGTCTCTGTTCAGGATCGTTCATCAGCCTTGCCCCCGTCTGCATTCGGCAGGTGTCCAATGCGAAAGAGATCGGGATGAGATTTGGAACATGTTACTGTCTGGTGAGCTTCGC GACACTAATCTGTATTCCGATCGGCGGTGAAATGTTGGAAAAAGTCGGCTCGCGTATTGTAGTTATTTGGCTGGGATGTGTCCTCCTGTTTTCCATGTTCCTGTTCATGACCGCACGATGGGCCTGTCTTGATTACAAGTGGCATTGGCGGATTCGCATTTAG
- a CDS encoding uncharacterized protein (domain of unknown function-domain containing protein) codes for MQSPRIYYPIILLVFLLCLGMLVSYLPTIERPICPQQTSEKYESLSSETNRGIPRTFFPTEPAPGQTLLDEAHLTTNGGFFMVRRGISDKPVGYGISMLHQAHCIDMLRAALLGGMHDHSLNFKRDGLRKVDSLDDEHLEHCLDYIAQGILCAADDTIEPRIIDWEKKVAVVNGMNVVHQCRNSAFVLETVERSNQNSVLVDRELRVGETLGSLLSG; via the exons ATGCAATCCCCCCGTATCTACTATCCCATAATCCTCCTGGTATTCCTCCTATGTCTCGGAATGCTAGTATCATACCTCCCAACCATTGAACGACCAATATGCCCCCAGCAGACAAGTGAGAAATATGAATCACTAAGCAGCGAAACCAACCGGGGGATCCCCAGAACATTCTTTCCAACCGAACCAGCACCGGGCCAAACCCTCCTTGACGAAGCCCACCTCACGACAAACGGGGGCTTCTTCATGGTCCGAAGGGGCATATCTGATAAACCAGTCGGCTACGGAATCTCGATGTTACACCAAGCGCACTGTATCGATATGCTGCGTGCTGCGCTGTTGGGAGGGATGCATGATCATAGTTTGAATTTCAAACGGGATGGGCTGAGGAAGGTGGATTCGTTGGATGATGAGCATTTGGAGCATTGTTTGGATTATATTGCGCAG GGGATCCTATGTGCGGCGGACGATACGATTGAGCCACGGATCATTGATTGGGAGAAAAAGGTCGCTGTTGTTAATGGGATGAATGTCGTACATCAATGTAGGAACTCAGCGTTTGTGCTTGAAACTGTTGAGAGATCAAATCAGAACAGTGTGTTGGTAGATAGGGAGCTCAGAGTGGGGGAGACTCTGGGCAGTTTACTTTCTGGCTGA
- a CDS encoding uncharacterized protein (domain of unknown function-domain containing protein) encodes MAIWTTIRSRCKSFTDRAVAYHKLDDGETKEVDRQKWESVSLSESIAISQHQVQSAKSLPVVLLFTSTVFFAMCLIFRALMRDYVSIDMACTKKLSAWAPMMAAVDYQWTQYNSDQLPADYAGPPTVTRETNWLNQYDHGFIPYPYDQIEKLNKSTDRDWWVQDGNLVTLTEWAHQVHCLGLIRQWIYRDQFDYSMFTNTSSTRFHIHKDHCFMILKTMIECQADVTPVLFARDTSGIGAWKTRDAPRKCRRNDALVRFIEENKLCGLECSPGDIVQTV; translated from the exons ATGGCTATCTGGACTACAATCCGCAGTCGGTGCAAATCCTTCACAGACCGCGCGGTCGCATACCACAAGCtagatgatggagagaccAAAGAGGTCGATAGGCAAAAGTGGGAATCAGTGTCTTTATCTGAAAGTATAGCCATCAGTCAACATCAGGTGCAATCGGCAAAGAGCTTGCCAGTAGTACTCCTTTTTACCAGCACCGTATTCTTCGCCATGTGTCTGATCTTCCGCGCATTGATGAGAGACTATGTGTCAATCGACATGGCTTGTACAAAGAAACTGTCTGCCTGGG CCCCTATGATGGCAGCAGTAGACTACCAATGGACCCAGTATAATTCCGACCAACTTCCTGCGGACTATGCTGGTCCTCCAACCGTGACAAGAGAAACAAACTGGTTGAATCAATACGACC ATGGATTTATCCCATACCCATACGATCAGATCGAGAAGCTCAACAAGTCAACCGACAGAGACTGGTGGGTTCAAGACGGTAACCTTGTCACCCTTACAGAGT GGGCCCATCAAGTGCACTGTCTTGGTCTTATTAGGCAGTGGATCTATCGTGACCAGTTCGACTATTCCATGTTCACAAATACTAGTTCCACACGTTTCCACATACACAAAGACCACTGCTTCATGATCCTTAAAACCATGATCGAGTGTCAAGCGGATGTCACACCTGTTCTGTTCGCAAGAGATACATCGGGTATAGGTGCGTGGAAGACTCGCGATGCACCTCGCAAATGTCGGCGTAACGATGCCCTGGTTAGATTTATCGAGGAGAACAAACTATGTGGTCTAGAGTGCAGCCCGGGAGATATTGTACAGACGGTATAA
- a CDS encoding uncharacterized protein (domain of unknown function-domain containing protein), translating into MAYFGKIKAIFARRTDIKYAEVDIDDGEDKITLKEATRGLRRPDGRLKSITTSYRRLSQHLGDRSTLLLWLNIILFTVSSFLFWSSIQDNRDSLREQTAMPSPVLKGEDLSFSIRNMDATLFPDDNPSIFRQGPSPEVDRAWTVISDTRPIALSREDVLSIGKDPAMAVKLSAEFGLGDDMYAGRIDALHQLHCLNALRMEIYFDYYYEKKYPGGFNQTDEKHRHHVSHCIYMLLQNVLCHANTDVYTHFWTDAVDHPWPDFNIPHKCTNFRAILEWQREHAVNEHMFVDMRRPADQEAHVMSSKFKKIYNPERFGHLGDNRYDGENA; encoded by the exons ATGGCATACTTCGGTAAAATCAAGGCAATTTTCGCAAGGAGAACTGATATCAAGTATGCCGAGGTCGACATCGACGATGGTGAGGACAAGATCACTCTGAAAGAGGCCACACGGGGATTAAGGCGTCCTGATGGGCGCTTGAAATCCATCACAACATCATATCGAAGATTGAGTCAACATCTAGGAGATCGATCAACACTTCTACTATGGTTGAATATCATTCTCTTTACAGTTTCAAGCTTCCTGTTTTGGAGTTCTATACAGGACAATAGGGATTCCCTGAGAGAGCAGACCGCTATGCCTT CGCCGGTATTGAAAGGAGAGGATTTGTCGTTCTCTATCAGAAACATGGACGCCACGCTTTTCCCCGACGACAATCCCAGCATCTTCCGCCAAGGGCCGAGTCCAGAGGTGGACAGAGCATGGACCGTTATTTCTGATACCAGACCGATTGCCCTCTCCCGAGAAGACGTTCTATCTATCGGTAAAGACCCTGCCATGGCCGTCAAGCTTTCAGCGGAATTTGGACTAGGAGACGACATGTATGCCGGTCGGATTGATGCGCTGCACCAGCTGCATTGCCTGAATGCTCTGCGCATGGAGATATACTTTGACTACTACTATGAGAAGAAGTATCCAGGTGGCTTTAATCAAACGGACGAAAAGCATCGACACCATGTCTCTCACTGCATATACATGCTACTACAGAATGTACTCTGCCATGCAAACACGGACGTTTATACACATTTCTGGACGGATGCAGTCGATCACCCTTGGCCGGATTTCAATATTCCGCATAAATGTACGAATTTCAGAGCTATTCTGGAGTGGCAGAGGGAACATGCAGTCAACGAGCATATGTTTGTGGATATGAGGAGGCCAGCTGACCAGGAGGCTCATGTCATGAGTAGCAAGTTTAAGAAGATTTACAACCCCGAACGGTTTGGACATCTGGGGGACAACCGGTATGATGGGGAAAACGCCTAG
- a CDS encoding uncharacterized protein (domain of unknown function-domain containing protein), producing MNSDRKRNPIYFTLTSVFLVVSTLILLDAVRFHPTDAQCVQRMFTWSPVKDIIEYEWTMFPEFGFLVHSKWFDAALPEREAAWEEFLPRSPISVPISHIDRLNLLPDTDWIRSPLNADNILALPEVFVQLECLNLLRLHAQKDETDNRHLPSFRGSEDKVYRRVEQCFDRLRTSVLCWSDIVPVLQEYADDDLHTHVVKYDFATKHNCRNFAGIRDWTLRNGVKEVEMNNAWWGGFAGV from the exons ATGAATAGCGATCGCAAGCGAAACCCCATATACTTCACGTTAACATCTGTTTTCCTAGTCGTGTCCACCTTGATACTTCTGGACGCCGTCCGATTCCACCCTACAGATGCACAATGTGTCCAAAGGATGTTCACCTGGTCCCCTGTGAAGGATATAATAGAGTACGAGTGGACGATGTTCCCTGAATTTGGCTTCTTGGTCCATTCCAAGTGGTTTGACGCTGCCCTGCCAGAGCGCGAGGCAGCCTGGGAAGAGTTTCTACCTA GAAGTCCAATTTCGGTCCCCATTTCTCATATAGACCGACTGAATCTTCTGCCCGATACAGACTGGATCCGTTCCCCATTAAATGCAGACAACATCCTCGCTCTCCCTGAAGTCTTTGTTCAATTAGAATGTCTCAACCTCCTTCGATTGCACGCCCAAAAAGATGAAACAGACAATCGCCATCTACCCTCGTTCCGGGGATCTGAAGACAAAGTCTACCGCAGGGTAGAGCAATGTTTCGATCGACTAAGGACATCGGTTCTCTGCTGGTCCGATATTGTTCCCGTACTCCAAGAGTATGCGGACGATGACCTGCACACGCACGTTGTTAAGTATGACTTTGCGACGAAGCACAATTGCCGTAACTTTGCTGGAATTCGAGACTGGACGTTGCGAAACGGGGTTAAGGAGGTTGAGATGAATAACGCGTGGTGGGGAGGGTTTGCTGGGGTTTAA
- a CDS encoding amino acid transporter (amino acid permease, putative) produces the protein MEKSTLAEDAIQPTGYNEYDAPPKDELQLNVGGRGATQRRLRNYHVTMIGFCSGIGTGLFVGTGAAYAKAGPAGLLLAYIVVGLVLWCVMQSIGELATLLPTAGSFPHWATRFIDPAVGFSLAISYGYCYTIAIASEVSAAAVIVSYWTDLTPAVVITVGLVLILASNLMSVRFYGETEVFGGAVKVLCFLGLVIVSIVITAGGANNDSIGFRYWNDPGPWTNYNGITGPTGHFLGFLSSFVNASFSFIGVETVVITAAESVNPHHAIPKAARRVTYRIAFFYILGALLIGIIVDPRNPALVSGSDNANSSPFVIAIKEAGINALPSIVNACILVAAWSAGNSYCWVGSRMIVAMTTDHQLPQVFGRVTKKGVPYVAVITAWLFGPLAYLSLGSGGAAQAFTWLLNLSTVAGLIAWATLSFCYIRFHSAMKAQGVSRDTLPWKAPLQPYAAWVGFIGSTIIVLVAGFPVFLKGNWSSSDFVASYIGIPIFIVPIIGWKLFKRTKFVRSAEIDLWSGRLQEGEILVQQRVPQNLWERFVDWLV, from the exons ATGGAGAAGTCCACTTTGGCGGAGGACGCCATCCAGCCAACAGGCTACAACGAGTATGATGCGCCTCCCAAGGACGAACTCCAGCTCAACGTAGGTGGTCGTGGAGCGACGCAGCGACGCCTGCGGAACTACCATGTTACCATGATTGGTTTTTGCAGTGGGATTGGCACCGGTCTGTTTGTGGGAACAGGCGCCGCCTATGCCAAGGCCGGTCCGGCTGGCTTGCTGCTGGCATATATCGTCGTGGGCTTGGTGCTATGGTGCGTGATGCAGAGCATCGGCGAGCTGGCCACCCTGCTACCCACAGCCGGATCCTTCCCTCATTGGGCCACTCGCTTCATCGATCCGGCTGTCGGGTTCTCACTAGCCATCTCATATGGATACTGCTATACCATTGCCATCGCCTCGGAGGTctccgctgctgctgttaTCGTCTCCTATTGGACCGACCTGACACCGGCCGTGGTCATCACCGTGGGTCTAGTACTGATCCTGGCCAGCAATCTGATGAGTGTGCGTTTCTATGGGGAAACAGAAGTCTTTGGGGGTGCGGTCAAGGTCCTTTGCTTCCTCGGCTTAGTGATTGTATCGATTGTGATCACGGCGGGTGGAGCGAATAACGATAGCATCGGTTTCCGCTATTGGAACGATCCTGGACCGTGGACGAACTATAACGGTATCACCGGTCCCACGGGACACTTCCTGGGCTTTCTGTCGTCCTTTGTCAACGCCTCATTCAGCTTCATTGGTGTCGAAACCGTTGTTATCACCGCCGCGGAGTCAGTCAACCCCCACCATGCCATCCCGAAGGCGGCTCGCCGTGTGACATACCGTATCGCCTTCTTCTATATCCTCGGTGCCCTCCTGATTGGAATCATTGTCGATCCACGTAACCCAGCTCTCGTCTCGGGCTCTGATAATGCGAACAGCTCACCATTCGTGATCGCCATCAAGGAGGCCGGCATCAATGCCCTGCCGTCGATTGTCAATGCATGCATTCTGGTTGCGGCATGGTCCGCAGGTAATTCGTACTGCTGGGTGGGCTCTCGTATGATTGTGGCCATGACAACAGACCACCAGTTGCCGCAAGTCTTTGGCCGCGTCACCAAGAAAGGTGTGCCCTACGTTGCCGTCATTACGGCTTGGCTGTTTGGGCCATTGGCGTACTTGA GTCTCGGCTCTGGTGGTGCGGCACAGGCATTTACCTGGCTTCTGAATCTCAGCACAGTCGCTGGTCTGATCGCATGGGCAACGCTCTCCTTCTGCTACATTCGTTTCCACTCTGCGATGAAAGCGCAGGGTGTCTCTCGTGATACCCTTCCGTGGAAGGCGCCGCTGCAACCCTATGCCGCCTGGGTCGGATTCATTGGCTCGACCATCATCGTTCTAGTCGCGGGATTTCCCGTCTTCTTGAAGGGTAATTGGTCGTCGTCGGACTTTGTGGCATCGTACATCGGCATTCCCATCTTCATTGTGCCGATCATTGGATGGAAGCTCTTCAAACGTACTAAG TTTGTCCGATCGGCTGAGATAGATTTGTGGTCGGGCCGTCTGCAAGAAGGGGAGATCCTGGTGCAACAACGGGTTCCTCAGAACCTTTGGGAGCGCTTTGTCGACTGGCTTGTTTGA